TCGAATCCAGTGTCGCCACTGCCAGGGAGTGTCAGACACCTTCGACCCTTACCTGGACATCACCCTGGATATCCAGGCAGCTCAGAGTGTGAACCAAGCTTTGGAACAGCTGGTCACGgccgaagagctggatggtgaaaATTCCTATCAGTGTAGGATTTGTCAGAGGAAGATGCCCGCTTCCAAGACGCTGACTTTGCACACTTGCCCCGAGGCCCTCGTCCTTGTACTGAAACGCTTCTCAGACCTGAGCTGTGACAAAAATGCTAAGCAGGTGCGCTACCCTGCGAGTCTGGACGTGAGCAGATGCCTGTCTCGGCAGGACGGAGGACCGGCTGCTTACAGACTCTACGCAGTGCTGGTCCATGTTGGGTGGACTTGCCACACGGGCCACTACCTCTCTTACGTCAAGGCTGGCAACGGCAAGTGGTACCGAATGGACGATGCCGAGGTCTCGGCATGCGATGTGACTTGTGTGCTGAGCCAACAAGCCTACGCCCTGTTTTACATCCACCAGAGCGAGTTGGTCAGAGGGAGTGGGGGTGTGGCACGGGGCGGCGCATCAGGAGGCCACGGGATGGAGGCCGCGGACGAGGGGACTAGGCCAGGGGTGCCCGAAGGGGACGCCAAAGTCAACGTTGTAGCCGCGGACGAGGAGCAACTGGGAGGACCAGCCAGCCGACAAATGACCTTGGAGGAGTGGAAAATCCTCCAAGCGCGAGACCGACTGAAGCCCCAGTTCAACATCAGGGTAGTAGAGAGTGCACTGCCTTCCAACGCAGTGGTCATTCACAAGCCGAAACCCAGGAGTGGGGTGGCAAAGGATCACGGGGAGCAAGAAGGCCACCGCCTGAAGGATCCGGCCAGGGACATCCCCGCTCGGGTGGCCATCCACTGTGGCAATGAAGTCTTCCCACGCAGGGATGTCAGAGGTagcaagaagaagaggaagaagagagggaagggtACCTGGTCACTCGATGGATTCCAGTAGATTGGGCAGGCCTGTGAcgcacaaaaaataacacacccgAGGAAGGTGCTTCTTAGGTCCACGGAGCATTCAAGACCAAAAGGACAGCGCCCGTGGGAAAGGAGGAGGACAAAGCAGGACGGGACCGGAAATGGGTGaagggacacgggaaacctgggtgGAGAGGGGGGAGCGCACTGTCATGTTGTGGGGATCGCAacggatgtcacaaaacaatatgcgtgtaAATTTTAGAATGAGCAATAAAGTTGagttgtaaacttccacctaaggcgcgagcgcgcgcacacacacacacacacacacaaagtcagaAGGATACCGACTCCGAGATGCCCCAACTCCGTACCCCTGTCTTCGGGTGTATGCCAGACAGGAAAGGTAAGGGTTGATGGAAAGGTGTTCCCTGGACTCAGGGGTGAGTGGGGCTGGCCAGACACTCAGAGCGGAGATCTGGCCCGTGGCCGGGGGTGGACTCCTGACTAGGGGAGCCAGTggcaaaggggagggagggaggagatgcGGGGTACGGCCCGGAGGGAGCAAGGCGCCCGGTGGAACAGGTCGGACCTTGGGGTTAGTGGGGGCTCAGCGCCAGTGGAGGTGGTGGTATGCGCAGGGCCGGCCCCGAAGAGGGCTGATGGGAGAGCAGCGGCTGGCCAAGCCGGCCCTTCGGAGGCTTGCCTGTGAAGCGGGAGCTTGGTTCTGCCCTGCTCGTTGATGTCGAGGCAGGGGAagcctggctgtgatggttaagctcttgtgtcgcctggctgggccgtgattcccagcggTCTGGCAGTTCCGGTGTAGCTTGGCGGTCCCATGATgacgtgatcactcccatgatgagatttgatagagTGGGATGACttccatgatggcatctgctgcGAGCAGCCAGTcaggtgaaagggagtttccttgggggtgtggccttcgTTGACCTAAGCCGGCTCTGGGACAAGGCTGGCGGGCTTTTGCTGACTCTGGGTCCTGTGGCTGGCTGCTGTTGTTCTGACCTCCGTTTCTGCGGACTTGAGGTAGGAGCTTTGCTGCGGGCTGGCCCGTCCATCCTGGGATCCTTCGGCCCGTGaggaagagccctgctctcccacctgccAGTCTGGCGTTGGCCAGCCCCCTGCGGCTCCGTGCAGCAGGAGAAGCCTCGGGCCTGGCCTGTGCATTCGGgacgttccagcctttacaaccgcCTGAGCCATTGCCTTGTTGGAAAGCTCTCTATTTTGATGTCCGTAGGCTTTGCCGGTTTTGcatctccagagaacccagcctaagacactggccATCTTTGTTTCCACAGCCATGGAGGCGCCTTCTCTCCACTGCGGAGGTCAGGGTCAGTTGGCCGTCTCTCCCAAACCCAGCACTTCCTGCCTCCCGGCAGCCGGTCCTGAAAGGCACTGCGCTCCCTCTCTGGCTCACCAGCCCTGGCGGACATCCCAGAAGCAGAGCGCCTGCCGCGACGACGGGGTGCTTGCTCCCCATTTGACACTCGCCTCGACTTGGAGCAGGTCTTCCGGGGTCGGGGCAGGGCTCCGCAACATGGGGGACACCTGCTACGTGAACGCGGCACTGCAGTGTCTGACGTACACGCCGCCCCTCGCCGACTACATGCTGTCCCGGGAGCACGCCGCAAGCTGTGAGCAGCAGGGCTACTGCGTGCTGTGTGCAATGCAGGATCACATCACCCGAGCCCTCAGCCATCCAGGTGACGTCATGGAGCCCTCACACGCGCTGGCTAGAGGCCTCCATAGACACACCAACAGGAAGACGCCCATGAATTTCTCATGTCCGCTCTGGACGCCGTGCAGAAAGCCTGCCTGCGGAGCCACAGGCACTTGCGCGGCCTCTCGGAAGACACCACCCTGATCCGCCGAATCTTTGGCGGCTACTGGAGGTCTCGAATCCAGTGTCGCCACTGCCAGGGAGTGTCAGACACCTTCGACCCTTACCTGGACATCACCCTGGATATCCAGGCAGCTCAGAGTGTGAACCAAGCTTTGGAACAGCTGGTCACGgccgaagagctggatggtgaaaATTCCTATCAGTGTAGGATTTGTCAGAGGAAGATGCCCGCTTCCAAGACGCTGACTTTGCACACTTGCCCCGAGGCCCTCGTCCTTGTACTGAAACGCTTCTCAGACCTGAGCGGTGACAAAAATGCTAAGCAGGTGCGCTACCCTGCGAGTCTGGACGTGAGCAGATGCCTGTCTCGGCAGGACGGAGGACCGGCTGCTTACAGACTCTACGCAGTGCTGGTCCATGTTGGGTGGACTTGCCACACGGGCCACTACCTCTCTTACGTCAAGGCTGGCAACGGCAAGTGGTACCGAATGGACGATGCCGAGGTCTCGGCATGCGATGTGACTTGTGTGCTGAGCCAACAAGCCTACGCCCTGTTTTACATCCACCAGAGCGAGTTGGTCAGAGGGAGTGGGGGTGTGGCACGGGGCGGCGCATCAGGAGGCCACGGGATGGAGGCCGCGGACGAGGGGCCTAGGCCAGGGGTGCCCGAAGGGGACGCCAAAGTCAACGTTGTAGCCGCGGACGAGGAGCAACTGGGAGGACCAGCCAGCCGACAAATGACCTTGGAGGAGTGGAAAATCCTCCAAGCGCGAGACCGACTGAAGCCCCAGTTCAACATCAGGGTAGTAGAGAGTGCACTGCCTTCCAACGCAGTGGTCATTCACAAGCCGAAACCCAGGAGTGGGGTGGCAAAGGATCACGGGGAGCAAGAAGGCCACCGCCTGAAGGATCCGGCCAGGGACATCCCCGCTCGGGTGGCCATCCACTGTGGCAATGACGTCTTCCCACGCAGGGATGTCAGAGGTagcaagaagaagaggaagaagagagggaagggtACCTGGTCACTCGATGGATTCCAGTAGATTGGGCAGGCCTGTGAcgcacaaaaaataacacatccgAGGAAGGTGCTTCTTAGGTCCACGGAGCATTCAAGGCCAAAAGGACAGCGCCCGTGGGAAAAGAGGAGGACAAAGCAGGACGGGACCGGAAGTGGGTGaagggacacaggaaacctgggtggAGAGGGGGGAGCGCACTGTCATGTTGTGGGGATCGCAacggatgtcacaaaacaatatgcgtgtaAATTTTAGAATGAGCAATAAAGTTGagttgtaaacttccacctaaggcgcgagcgcgcgcgcacacacacacacacacacacaaagtcagaAGGATACCGACTCCGAGATGCCCCAACTCCGTACCCCTGTCTTCGGGTGTATGCCAGACAGGAAAGGTAAGGGTTGATGGAAAGGTGTTCCCTGGACTCAGGGGTGAGTGGGGCTGGCCAGACACTCAGAGCGGAGATCTGGCCCGTGGCCGGGGGTGGACTCCTGACTAGGGGAGCCAGTggcaaaggggagggagggaggagatgcGGGGTACGGCCCGGAGGGAGCAAGGCGCCCGGTGGAACAGGTCGGACCTTGGGGTTAGTGGGGGCTCAGCGCCAGTGGAGGTGGTGGTATGCGCAGGGCCGGCCCCGAAGAGGGCTGATGGGAGAGCAGCGGCTGGCCAAGCCGGCCGTTCGGAGGCTTGCCTGTGAAGCGGGAGCTTGGTTCTGCCCTGCTCGTTGATGTCGAGGCAGGGGAagcctggctgtgatggttaagctcTTGTGTCGCCttgctgggccgtgattcccagcggTCTGGCAGTTCCGGTGTAGCTTGGCGGTCCCATGATgacgtgatcactcccatgatgagatttgatagagTGGGATGACttccatgatggcatctgctgcGAGCAGCCAGTcaggtgaaagggagtttccttgggggtgtggccttcgTTGACCTAAGCCGGCTCTGGGACAAGGCTGGCGGGCTTTTGCTGACTCTGGGTCCTGTGGCTGGCTGCTGTTGTTCTGACCTCCGTTTCTGCGGACTTGAGGTAGGAGCTTTGCTGCGGGCTGGCCCGTCCATCCTGGGATCCTTCGGCCCGTGaggaagagccctgctctcccacctgccAGTCTGGCGTTGGCCAGCCCCCTGCGGCTCCGTGCAGCAGGAGAAGCCTCGGGCCTGGCCTGTGCATTCGGgacgttccagcctttacaaccgcCTGAGCCATTGCCTTGTTGGAAAGCTCTCTATTTTGATGTCCGTAGGCTTTGCCGGTTTTGcatctccagagaacccagcctaagacactggccATCTTTGTTTCCACAGCCATGGAGGCGCCTTCTCTCCACTGCGGAGGTCAGGGTCAGTTGGCCGTCTCTCCCAAACCCAGCACTTCCTGCCTTCCGGCAGCCGGTCCTGAAAGACACTGCGCTCCCTCTCTGGCTCACCAGCCCTGGCGGACATCCCAGAAGCAGAGCGCCTGCCGCGACGACGGGGTGCTTGCTCCCCATTTGACACTCGCCTCGACTTGGAGCAGGTCTTCCGGGGTCGGGGCAGGGCTCCGCAACATGGGGGACACCTGCTACGTGAACGCGGCGCTGCAGTGTCTGACGTACACGCCGCCCCTCGCCGACTACATGCTGTCCCGGGAGCACGCCGCAAGCTGTGAGCAGCAGGGCTACTGCGTGCTGTGTGCAATGCAGGATAACATCACCCGAGCCCTCAGCCATCCAGGTGACGTCATGGAGCCCTCACACGCGCTGGCTAGAGGCCTCCATAGACACCAACAGGAAGACGCCCATGAATTTCTCATGTCCACTCTGGACGCCGTGCAGAAAGCCTGCCTGCGGAGCCACAGGCACTTGCGCGGCCTCTCCGAAGACACCACCCTGATCCGCCGAATCTTTGGCGGCTACTGGAGGTCTCGAATCCAGTGTTGCCACTGCCAGGGAGTGTCAGACACCTTCGACCCTTACCTGGACATCACCCTGGATATCCAGGCAGCTCAGAGTGTGAACCAAGCTTTGGAACAGCTGGTCACGgccgaagagctggatggtgaaaATTCCTATCAGTGTAGGATTTGTCAGAGGAAGATGCCCGCTTCCAAGACGCTGACTTTGCACACTTGCCCCGAGGCCCTCGTCCTTGTACTGAAACGCTTCTCAGACCTGAGCGGTGACAAAAATGCTAAGCAGGTGCGCTACCCTGCGAGTCTGGACGTGAGCAGATGCCTGTCTCGGCAGGACGGAGGACCGGCTGCTTACAGACTCTACGCAGTGCTGGTCCATGTTGGGTGGACTTGCCACACGGGCCACTACCTCTCTTACGTCAAGGCTGGCAACGGCAAGTGGTACCGAATGGACGATGCCGAGGTCTCGGCATGCGATGTGACTTGTGTGCTGAGCCAACAAGCCTACGCCCTGTTTTACATCCACCAGAGCGAGTTGGTCAGAGGGAGTGGGGGTGTGGCACGGGGCGGCGCATCAGGAGGCCACGGGATGGAGGCCGCGGACGAGGGGCCTAGGCCAGGGGTGCCCGAAGGGGACGCCAAAGTCAACGTTGTAGCCGCGGACGAGGAGCAACTGGGAGGACCAGCCAGCCGACAAATGACCTTGGAGGAGTGGAAAATCCTCCAAGCGCGAGACCGACTGAAGCCCCAGTTCAACATCAGGGTAGTAGAGAGTGCACTGCCTTCCAACGCAGTGGTCATTCACAAGCCGAAACCCAGGAGTGGGGTGGCAAAGGATCACGGGGAGCAAGAAGGCCACCGCCTGAAGGATCCGGCCAGGGACATCCCCGCTCGGGTGGCCATCCACTGTGGCAATGACGTCTTCCCACGCAGGGATGTCAGAGGTagcaagaagaagaggaagaagagagggaagggtACCTGGTCACTCGATGGATTCCAGTAGATTGGGCAGGCCTGTGAcgcacaaaaaataacacacccgAGGAAGGTGCTTCTTAGGTCCACGGAGCATTCAAGACCAAAAGGACAGCGCCCGTGGGAAAGGAGGAGGACAAAGCAGGACGGGACCGGAAATGGGTGaagggacacgggaaacctgggtgGAGAGGGGGGAGCGCACTGTCATGTTGTGGGGATCGCAacggatgtcacaaaacaatatgcgtgtaAATTTTAGAATGAGCAATAAAGTTGagttgtaaacttccacctaaggcgcaagcgcgcgcgcgcacacacacacacacacacaaagtcagaAGGATACCGACTCCGAGATGCCCCAACTCCGTACCCCTGTCTTCGGGTGTATGCCAGACAGGAAAGGTAAGGGTTGATGGAAAGGTGTTCCCTGGACTCAGGGGTGAGTGGGGCTGGCCAGACACTCAGAGCGGAGATCTGGCCCGTGGCCGGGGGTGGACTCCTGACTAGGGGAGCCAGTggcaaaggggagggagggaggagatgcGGGGTACGGCCCGGAGGGAGCAAGGCGCCCGGTGGAACAGGTCGGACCTTGGGGTTAGTGGGGGCTCAGCGCCAGTGGAGGTGGTGGTATGCGCAGGGCCGGCCCCGAAGAGGGCTGATGGGAGAGCAGCGGCTGGCCAAGCCGGCCCTTCGGAGGCTTGCCTGTGAAGCGGGAGCTTGGTTCTGCCCTGCTCGTTGATGTCGAGGCAGGGGAagcctggctgtgatggttaagctcttgtgtcgcctggctgggccgtgattcccagcggTCTGGCAGTTCCGGTGTAGCTTGGCGGTCCCATGATgacgtgatcactcccatgatgagatttgatagagTGGGATGACttccatgatggcatctgctgcGAGCAGCCAGTcaggtgaaagggagtttccttgggggtgtggccttcgTTGACCTAAGCCGGCTCTGGGACAAGGCTGGCGGGCTTTTGCTGACTCTGGGTCCTGTGGCTGGCTGCTGTTGTTCTGACCTCCGTTTCTGCGGACTTGAGGTAGGAGCTTTGCTGCGGGCTGGCCCGTCCATCCTGGGATCCTTCGGCCCGTGaggaagagccctgctctcccacctgccAGTCTGGCGTTGGCCAGCCCCCTGCGGCTCCGTGCAGCAGGAGAAGCCTCGGGCCTGGCCTGTGCATTCGGgacgttccagcctttacaaccgcCTGAGCCATTGCCTTGTTGGAAAGCTCTCTATTTTGATGTCCGTAGGCTTTGCCGGTTTTGcatctccagagaacccagcctaagacactggccATCTTTGTTTCCACAGCCATGGAGGCGCCTTCTCTCCACTGCGGAGGTCAGGGTCAGTTGGCCGTCTCTCCCAAACCCAGCACTTCCTGCCTCCCGGCAGCCGGTCCTGAAAGGCACTGCGCTCCCTCTCTGGCTCACCAGCCCTGGCGGACATCCCAGAAGCAGAGCGCCTGCCGCGACGACGGGGTGCTTGCTCCCCATTTGACACTCGCCTCGACTTGGAGCAGGTCTTCCGGGGTCGGGGCAGGGCTCCGCAACATGGGGGACACCTGCTACGTGAACGCGGCGCTGCAGTGTCTGACGTACACGCCGCCCCTCGCCGACTACATGCTGTCCCGGGAGCACGCCGCAAGCTGTGAGCAGCAGGGCTACTGCGTGCTGTGTGCAATGCAGGATCACATCACCCGAGCCCTCAGCCATCCAGGTGACGTCATGGAGCCCTCACACGCGCTGGCTAGAGGCCTCCATAGACACACCAACAGGAAGACGCCCATGAATTTCTCATGTCCGCTCTGGACGCCGTGCAGAAAGCCTGCCTGCGGAGCCACAGGCACTTGCGCGGCCTCTCCGAAGACACCACCCTGATCCGCCGAATCTTTGGCGGCTACTGGAGGTCTCGAATCCAGTGTTGCCACTGCCAGGGAGTGTCAGACACCTTCGACCCTTACCTGGACATCACCCTGGATATCCAGGCAGCTCAGAGTGTGAACCAAGCTTTGGAACAGCTGGTCACGgccgaagagctggatggtgaaaATTCCTATCAGTGTAGG
This DNA window, taken from Loxodonta africana isolate mLoxAfr1 chromosome 9, mLoxAfr1.hap2, whole genome shotgun sequence, encodes the following:
- the LOC135232391 gene encoding LOW QUALITY PROTEIN: ubiquitin carboxyl-terminal hydrolase 17-like protein 6 (The sequence of the model RefSeq protein was modified relative to this genomic sequence to represent the inferred CDS: deleted 2 bases in 1 codon); this translates as MRGTARREQGARWNRSDLGVSGGSAPVEVVPWRTSQKQSACRDDGVLAPHLTLASTWSRSSGVGAGLRNMGDTCYVNAALQCLTYTPPLADYMLSREHAASCEQQGYCVLCAMQDHITRALSHPGDVMEPSHALARGLHRHQQEDAHEFLMSALDAVQKACLRSHRHLRGLSEDTTLIRRIFGGYWRSRIQCRHCQGVSDTFDPYLDITLDIQAAQSVNQALEQLVTAEELDGENSYQCRICQRKMPASKTLTLHTCPEALVLVLKRFSDLSGDKNAKQVRYPASLDVSRCLSRQDGGPAAYRLYAVLVHVGWTCHTGHYLSYVKAGNGKWYRMDDAEVSACDVTCVLSQQAYALFYIHQSELVRGSGGVARGGASGGHGMEAADEGPRPGVPEGDAKVNVVAADEEQLGGPASRQMTLEEWKILQARDRLKPQFNIRVVESALPSNAVVIHKPKPRSGVAKDHGEQEGHRLKDPARDIPARVAIHCGNDVFPRRDVRGSKKKRKKRGKGTWSLDGFQ
- the LOC135232390 gene encoding LOW QUALITY PROTEIN: ubiquitin carboxyl-terminal hydrolase 17-like protein 6 (The sequence of the model RefSeq protein was modified relative to this genomic sequence to represent the inferred CDS: deleted 2 bases in 1 codon), which produces MEAPSLHGGGQGQLAVSPKPSTSCLPAAGPERHCAPSLAHQPWRTSQKQSACRDDGVLAPHLTLASTWSRSSGVGAGLRNMGDTCYVNAALQCLTYTPPLADYMLSREHAASCEQQGYCVLCAMQDHITRALSHPGDVMEPSHALARGLHRHQQEDAHEFLMSTLDAMQKACLRSHRHLRGLSEDTTLIRRIFGGYWRSRIQCRHCQGVSDTFDPYLDITLDIQAAQSVNQALEQLVTAEELDGENSYQCRICQRKMPASKTLTLHTCPEALVLVLKRFSDLSCDKNAKQVRYPASLDVSRCLSRQDGGPAAYRLYAVLVHVGWTCHTGHYLSYVKAGNGKWYRMDDAEVSACDVTCVLSQQAYALFYIHQSELVRGSGGVARGGASGGHGMEAADEGTRPGVPEGDAKVNVVAADEEQLGGPASRQMTLEEWKILQARDRLKPQFNIRVVESALPSNAVVIHKPKPRSGVAKDHGEQEGHRLKDPARDIPARVAIHCGNEVFPRRDVRGSKKKRKKRGKGTWSLDGFQ
- the LOC135232392 gene encoding ubiquitin carboxyl-terminal hydrolase 17-like protein 6: MEAPSLHCGGQGQLAVSPKPSTSCLPAAGPERHCAPSLAHQPWRTSQKQSACRDDGVLAPHLTLASTWSRSSGVGAGLRNMGDTCYVNAALQCLTYTPPLADYMLSREHAASCEQQGYCVLCAMQDNITRALSHPGDVMEPSHALARGLHRHQQEDAHEFLMSTLDAVQKACLRSHRHLRGLSEDTTLIRRIFGGYWRSRIQCCHCQGVSDTFDPYLDITLDIQAAQSVNQALEQLVTAEELDGENSYQCRICQRKMPASKTLTLHTCPEALVLVLKRFSDLSGDKNAKQVRYPASLDVSRCLSRQDGGPAAYRLYAVLVHVGWTCHTGHYLSYVKAGNGKWYRMDDAEVSACDVTCVLSQQAYALFYIHQSELVRGSGGVARGGASGGHGMEAADEGPRPGVPEGDAKVNVVAADEEQLGGPASRQMTLEEWKILQARDRLKPQFNIRVVESALPSNAVVIHKPKPRSGVAKDHGEQEGHRLKDPARDIPARVAIHCGNDVFPRRDVRGSKKKRKKRGKGTWSLDGFQ